One Actinomycetota bacterium genomic window carries:
- a CDS encoding peptidoglycan-binding protein — protein sequence MSELVTPEEPRELRPASQGEDVTNLQTALFNAGYDPGPVDGVYGPKTVAAIRAFQLEVGFPDDGMTGPPTWRALSERDGAQFLRDFPLRRMLHGASEGPDVAELQEALASAGLISGAPNGIYSSGTESAVKRFQNNEGLPATGVLDAATRALLMPVRIGDHLLSPTAAEVMTLAARLVGNNPERVPGPPAVLVAALKIAVDANRDAVAVAFTDQLPGLESSRPYAERDAALRRLAGSAGTISDFSLLDPAPVNFGRIMRWPLPQILGTSAEMAAVDHSSTVGVVHLLVACVSGRVEVLSGAIPLVLGISGEELQSRLGLAIQAVRPNTSSEPWPPWWAAALDLPAPPDEHLASPEAAEPPTEPEPGPEETSEPANFLLSGGLSGDAVPSLDGATKFVDELDVQIYVSMLALAIADRNTPMPLSVGLFGEWGTGKSYFMRLLQQEIGELTSRSGEPGSTFLSDVVHINFNAWHYSDANLWASLADEIFEQLAGRDGVADPNSDRRDKLREELGRTLNKRKELEESTAQARARAEELRGELEAERANHEASAIGVAKALWADPEVKKQLDVAADKLGLNKEDEIQRLADELSGTHRDARSTWQLLASAKWSTGRAVTLVLLLLLGVGAVLIADQVEFKWAGLAAIAAAATSVTKFLSGLRQGMVALQSGMVKARELKRTATSNELKDKIGELQAAEAGVQVASAQLDEVVAKVGQLGRELAELNPGSRLYAFLAERAASAEYQQQLGIVSMIRKDFEQLVALIASWTKERDTPLPATDQAVQPPPLDRIVLYIDDLDRCEPAQVVDVLQAVHLLLAMNLFVVVVGVDPRWLQRSLRLRYQGIMGASDEVEQDGFRGSTPNDYLEKIFNIPLVLPAMDKKGFSKLLRVMAYGTSKQAPSPDLSSEPAAPSVEAVVQADPAPVPSESPAPEEAQPAQPVETKPQEPTAEAAPATHEQAPAATDAAQAAATIAAAAVPLTGQEGSAVDNLATGKQPVIQPLTDRELEFLDELGDLVRTPRSAKRMFNLYRMLRSARSVEEASEFLGTEKHPGEYQAVAQLLAILTAHPKILGHIITARPDGGDIRLGGLLHRPAGGSWKEFVEGLAPNYYYSGTTIVAENALLASIPPADRPAWDEIATTLKDLLPKVKQTTIRPYQEWAPQVARFSFLLSPFAADVEIPPQPAEPETTPEPSPA from the coding sequence ATGTCTGAACTGGTCACGCCCGAAGAGCCGAGGGAGTTGCGTCCGGCCAGCCAGGGCGAGGACGTCACCAACCTACAGACCGCCCTCTTCAACGCCGGATACGACCCGGGCCCGGTGGACGGCGTTTACGGCCCGAAGACGGTGGCCGCCATCAGGGCGTTCCAGCTTGAGGTGGGATTTCCGGATGACGGGATGACGGGCCCCCCGACCTGGCGGGCACTGAGCGAGAGGGACGGAGCCCAGTTTCTCCGCGATTTCCCGCTGCGCCGGATGCTGCACGGCGCCAGCGAAGGACCCGACGTGGCGGAGCTCCAGGAAGCCCTCGCCTCGGCGGGACTGATCTCCGGCGCGCCGAACGGCATCTACAGCTCCGGAACCGAGTCCGCCGTCAAGCGGTTCCAGAACAACGAGGGTCTGCCGGCAACCGGGGTCCTGGACGCAGCAACGAGGGCCTTGTTGATGCCGGTCAGAATCGGCGACCATCTACTGAGCCCGACTGCCGCCGAGGTGATGACCCTCGCCGCCAGGCTGGTGGGCAACAACCCCGAACGGGTACCGGGACCTCCAGCGGTTCTGGTGGCGGCACTCAAGATCGCAGTCGACGCCAACCGGGATGCCGTCGCAGTGGCTTTCACCGATCAACTGCCCGGCTTGGAGAGCTCGCGCCCGTACGCCGAACGGGACGCGGCGCTCCGCCGCTTGGCCGGTTCCGCCGGGACCATCAGCGACTTCAGCCTTCTGGACCCGGCCCCGGTGAACTTTGGACGGATTATGAGGTGGCCGCTGCCCCAGATCCTGGGCACATCGGCCGAGATGGCGGCGGTGGATCACAGCTCGACCGTCGGTGTCGTCCACCTGCTGGTCGCTTGCGTCTCGGGCCGGGTGGAGGTTCTTTCCGGTGCCATTCCTCTGGTACTGGGTATCTCGGGCGAGGAGCTGCAGTCCCGGCTGGGCCTGGCCATCCAGGCAGTTCGTCCCAACACCTCTTCAGAGCCGTGGCCCCCCTGGTGGGCCGCCGCCCTCGATCTACCTGCTCCGCCGGACGAGCATCTCGCCAGCCCGGAGGCGGCCGAGCCGCCCACCGAACCCGAGCCGGGCCCCGAGGAAACCTCGGAACCCGCCAACTTCCTCCTCAGCGGGGGCCTCAGCGGCGACGCGGTCCCCTCCCTCGACGGCGCCACCAAATTCGTCGACGAGCTGGATGTCCAGATCTACGTCTCGATGCTCGCCCTCGCCATCGCCGACCGCAACACCCCGATGCCGCTGTCGGTCGGGCTGTTCGGGGAGTGGGGCACCGGCAAGAGCTACTTCATGAGGCTCCTGCAGCAGGAGATCGGCGAACTCACCTCCCGCTCGGGCGAGCCGGGCTCGACCTTTCTCTCGGACGTCGTCCACATCAACTTCAACGCCTGGCACTACTCGGACGCCAACCTGTGGGCCAGCCTCGCCGACGAGATCTTCGAGCAGCTGGCGGGCCGGGACGGCGTCGCCGACCCCAACTCCGACCGGCGCGACAAACTGCGGGAGGAGCTGGGCCGCACCCTCAACAAGCGCAAGGAGCTCGAGGAGAGCACCGCCCAGGCCCGGGCCCGGGCCGAGGAGCTCCGCGGTGAGCTAGAGGCGGAAAGGGCGAACCACGAGGCGTCGGCCATCGGAGTAGCCAAGGCTCTGTGGGCCGATCCCGAGGTCAAAAAGCAGCTCGACGTGGCCGCCGACAAGCTCGGTCTGAACAAGGAGGACGAAATCCAGCGGCTGGCCGACGAGCTTTCCGGCACCCACCGGGACGCCCGCTCAACCTGGCAGCTGCTTGCCTCGGCCAAGTGGTCTACCGGGCGGGCTGTGACTTTGGTGCTCCTGCTACTCCTGGGGGTGGGAGCGGTACTGATCGCCGATCAGGTGGAGTTCAAATGGGCCGGTCTCGCTGCGATCGCCGCGGCCGCGACGAGTGTGACGAAGTTCCTGTCCGGGCTCCGTCAGGGCATGGTCGCCCTGCAGAGCGGGATGGTCAAAGCCCGCGAGCTGAAACGGACGGCGACGAGCAACGAACTGAAGGACAAGATCGGCGAGCTTCAGGCCGCCGAGGCTGGGGTCCAGGTCGCAAGCGCCCAGCTCGACGAGGTCGTCGCAAAGGTGGGGCAGCTCGGCCGGGAGCTGGCCGAGCTCAACCCGGGTTCCCGCCTCTACGCGTTTCTGGCGGAACGGGCCGCCAGCGCCGAGTACCAGCAGCAGCTCGGCATCGTATCGATGATCCGGAAGGACTTCGAACAGCTGGTGGCGCTCATCGCCTCCTGGACCAAGGAGCGGGACACCCCGCTGCCGGCCACCGACCAGGCCGTCCAGCCGCCTCCGCTCGACCGAATTGTCCTGTACATCGACGACCTCGACCGCTGCGAGCCCGCCCAGGTGGTCGACGTTCTGCAGGCGGTCCACCTGTTGCTGGCGATGAACCTGTTCGTCGTCGTGGTTGGAGTCGACCCCCGCTGGCTCCAGCGTTCCCTCCGGCTGCGGTACCAGGGGATCATGGGGGCTTCGGACGAGGTCGAACAGGATGGGTTCCGGGGCTCGACCCCCAACGACTACCTGGAGAAGATCTTCAACATCCCTTTGGTGCTGCCCGCCATGGACAAGAAGGGATTCTCCAAGCTGCTGAGGGTCATGGCTTACGGCACCTCCAAACAGGCCCCCAGCCCGGATTTATCCTCCGAGCCGGCAGCCCCGTCCGTCGAAGCCGTCGTTCAGGCGGACCCGGCACCCGTCCCATCGGAAAGCCCGGCCCCGGAGGAGGCTCAGCCGGCGCAACCAGTCGAGACAAAACCCCAGGAACCCACTGCGGAGGCTGCTCCTGCAACACACGAGCAGGCTCCCGCCGCCACGGACGCCGCACAGGCTGCAGCCACCATCGCCGCCGCAGCGGTGCCGCTCACCGGCCAGGAGGGCTCCGCGGTCGACAACCTCGCCACCGGCAAACAACCCGTCATCCAGCCGCTCACCGACCGGGAGCTCGAGTTCCTCGATGAGCTTGGCGACCTGGTCAGGACCCCCAGGTCGGCCAAGCGGATGTTCAACCTCTACCGCATGCTGCGCTCCGCCCGCAGCGTCGAGGAAGCTTCCGAGTTCCTCGGCACCGAGAAGCACCCCGGCGAGTACCAGGCGGTGGCCCAGCTCCTTGCGATCCTGACCGCGCACCCGAAGATCCTGGGCCACATCATCACTGCCCGGCCCGACGGAGGCGACATAAGGCTCGGCGGCCTGCTCCACCGGCCGGCCGGCGGATCGTGGAAGGAGTTTGTCGAGGGGCTCGCACCCAACTACTACTACAGCGGAACGACAATCGTGGCCGAGAATGCCCTGCTGGCGTCCATCCCCCCGGCCGACAGACCGGCGTGGGACGAGATCGCTACAACTCTCAAGGACCTGCTGCCCAAGGTGAAGCAGACCACCATCCGCCCCTACCAGGAGTGGGCGCCCCAGGTGGCCAGGTTCTCCTTCCTGCTGTCACCGTTCGCCGCCGACGTGGAGATCCCTCCCCAGCCGGCGGAGCCGGAAACAACACCGGAACCGTCCCCGGCATAG
- the pcrA gene encoding DNA helicase PcrA has translation MSSTEGSLLDDLSGLNTPQREAVTHGNGPLLIVAGAGSGKTAVLTRRIANLINERQVSPFAILAISFTNKAAGEVKDRVAGLVGPVAQKMWIGTFHSACVRILRGNIGSLGYKSAFTIYDSADSDRLISYVMKDANIDPKKVKPSGVRHAISRAKDEMITPEMYVARAAHWMERQIGEVYTHYQRRLKEASALDFDDIINLTVRLFQEFPEILAHYKERFQHILVDEFQDTNGAQFELVRLLGAPDGNVAVVGDMDQSVYGFRGADYRNLARFEEAFPTAKVITLEQNYRSTQRILSAANALIEHNHARKPKNLWTDSGPGDHVVVHLSGNEHDEAAFIAMEIERLRETEGHRFKDAAVFYRTNAQSRVVEEIFTRFGIPYRIVGGQRFYDRREVKDLLAYLKVLVNPADGVSLRRIVNTPRRGIGDRTIAELEAFAAISNITLYEAIATAEHNPALTKRTLGGLLAFNNLMAELQAYRRDGASVRDIVQVTWERSGYMAELESERSIEALGRVENLKELAGVAAEFQDRVPDGTLEDFLAQTSLVSEQDEYDEEESTVTLMTLHNAKGLEFPIVFLTGLEEGVFPHMRSLTEPDELEEERRLAYVGITRARQRLYLTHAWSRSLWGGVNYNPPSRFLKEIPEELVKRMGEKPRRNGANSGYSGGTGGNTGYSGNRYPSRPVSTTPTRYPNLERATAGWRIGQEVSHTRWGSGVITALTGSGEKAEAKIWFSDIGEKTLLLAYAPIKAMD, from the coding sequence GTGAGCAGTACCGAAGGTTCTCTGCTGGACGATCTCAGCGGTCTCAACACTCCCCAACGCGAGGCGGTTACCCACGGGAATGGGCCGCTTCTTATCGTCGCGGGGGCCGGGAGCGGCAAGACCGCCGTGCTGACCCGCCGGATCGCCAACCTGATCAACGAGCGGCAGGTCTCGCCCTTTGCGATTCTCGCCATCAGCTTCACGAACAAGGCGGCCGGCGAGGTGAAGGACCGGGTGGCCGGGCTGGTCGGCCCGGTCGCCCAGAAGATGTGGATCGGCACCTTCCACTCCGCCTGCGTGCGGATCCTGCGGGGCAACATCGGCAGCCTCGGCTACAAGTCGGCCTTCACCATCTACGACTCCGCCGACAGCGACCGGCTCATCTCCTATGTGATGAAGGACGCCAACATCGACCCCAAGAAGGTCAAGCCCTCGGGCGTCCGCCACGCCATCAGCCGGGCCAAGGACGAGATGATCACTCCGGAGATGTACGTCGCCCGGGCGGCCCACTGGATGGAGCGGCAGATCGGCGAGGTCTACACCCACTACCAGCGCCGCCTGAAAGAAGCCAGCGCCCTGGACTTCGACGACATCATCAACTTGACCGTGCGCCTGTTCCAGGAGTTCCCCGAGATCCTGGCCCACTACAAGGAGCGCTTTCAGCACATCCTGGTCGACGAGTTCCAGGACACCAACGGCGCCCAGTTCGAGCTGGTGCGTCTGCTGGGGGCCCCCGACGGCAACGTCGCGGTGGTGGGGGACATGGACCAGTCGGTCTACGGGTTCCGGGGCGCCGACTACCGCAACCTCGCCCGCTTCGAGGAGGCGTTCCCCACGGCCAAGGTCATCACGTTGGAGCAGAACTACCGGTCGACGCAGCGCATCCTCTCCGCGGCGAACGCGCTTATCGAGCACAACCACGCCCGCAAGCCCAAGAACCTGTGGACCGACTCCGGCCCCGGCGACCACGTGGTGGTCCACCTGTCGGGAAACGAGCACGACGAGGCGGCGTTCATTGCCATGGAGATCGAACGCCTGAGGGAGACCGAGGGGCACCGGTTCAAGGACGCTGCAGTGTTCTACCGCACGAACGCCCAGTCCCGGGTGGTCGAGGAGATCTTCACCCGCTTCGGGATCCCGTACCGCATCGTCGGCGGCCAGCGGTTCTACGACCGTCGGGAGGTCAAGGACCTGCTGGCGTACCTGAAAGTCCTGGTCAACCCGGCCGACGGCGTCAGCCTCCGGCGGATCGTCAACACGCCCCGGCGGGGGATCGGCGACCGGACCATCGCCGAGCTCGAGGCGTTTGCCGCCATCAGCAACATCACGCTGTACGAGGCCATCGCCACCGCAGAGCACAACCCCGCTCTCACCAAGCGCACGCTGGGCGGCCTGCTGGCGTTCAACAACCTCATGGCCGAGCTGCAGGCGTATCGCCGGGACGGCGCGTCGGTGCGGGACATCGTCCAGGTCACCTGGGAGCGGTCGGGCTACATGGCGGAGCTGGAGTCGGAGAGGTCGATCGAGGCCCTCGGCCGGGTGGAGAACCTCAAGGAGCTGGCGGGTGTGGCCGCCGAGTTCCAGGACCGCGTCCCCGACGGCACGCTGGAGGACTTCCTCGCCCAGACCTCACTGGTCAGCGAGCAGGACGAGTACGACGAGGAGGAGTCCACCGTCACCCTCATGACCCTGCACAACGCCAAGGGTCTGGAGTTTCCGATTGTCTTCCTCACCGGCCTGGAGGAGGGCGTCTTCCCGCACATGCGGTCGCTCACCGAGCCCGACGAGCTGGAGGAGGAGCGCCGGCTGGCGTACGTCGGCATCACCCGGGCCCGTCAGCGCCTCTACCTGACCCACGCCTGGAGCCGCTCGCTCTGGGGCGGGGTCAACTACAACCCGCCGTCGAGGTTCTTAAAGGAGATCCCGGAGGAGCTGGTCAAGCGGATGGGGGAGAAGCCGCGCCGCAACGGAGCAAATTCAGGGTACTCGGGTGGCACGGGGGGCAACACCGGCTACTCGGGCAACCGCTACCCCTCCCGTCCCGTCTCGACCACCCCCACCCGCTACCCCAACCTCGAACGGGCCACCGCCGGCTGGCGGATCGGCCAGGAGGTCTCGCACACCCGCTGGGGGTCCGGGGTGATCACCGCCCTGACCGGCAGCGGCGAGAAGGCGGAAGCTAAGATCTGGTTCAGCGACATCGGCGAGAAGACCCTGCTGCTCGCCTACGCCCCGATCAAGGCAATGGACTAG
- a CDS encoding uroporphyrinogen-III synthase — MSSESEQPVPGGLAGMVVGVPAGRRATETAKLIERWGGIPLLGPTVEEVEVDDPAPVLAATREVIDSPAGWSVHLTGVGTKRWFAIAGDHDLLDPLLAALGRARVVARGQKASSALRGFGLTPEWVPEGETSREIAAWMQDRVAGGEVVAVQRHGERVPGLTDPLEQAGARVVELATYHWEIPADRGPANHLVRELAAGRVHALVITSAPQVRNLFQVARDIGREQELQDALQNRVFLASVGSVASVSLEERGLAPGLVASPPRLGALLRSLAAAREQVLAKAGSPGAA, encoded by the coding sequence TGGGCGTTCCCGCCGGCCGGAGGGCGACCGAGACCGCCAAGCTGATCGAACGGTGGGGCGGGATCCCGCTGCTGGGCCCCACGGTTGAGGAGGTCGAGGTCGACGACCCGGCCCCGGTGCTCGCAGCCACCCGCGAGGTGATCGACTCCCCCGCCGGCTGGTCGGTCCACCTGACCGGCGTGGGCACCAAACGATGGTTTGCGATCGCCGGGGACCACGACCTGCTGGACCCGCTTCTCGCCGCGCTGGGCCGGGCCCGGGTGGTGGCGCGGGGGCAGAAGGCGTCGTCGGCGCTGCGCGGCTTCGGGCTGACCCCGGAGTGGGTGCCGGAGGGCGAGACCTCCAGGGAGATCGCAGCCTGGATGCAGGACAGGGTCGCCGGGGGCGAGGTGGTGGCGGTCCAACGCCACGGCGAGCGCGTCCCCGGCCTGACCGACCCGCTGGAGCAGGCGGGAGCCCGGGTCGTCGAGCTGGCCACCTACCACTGGGAGATCCCGGCCGACCGGGGGCCGGCGAACCACCTGGTCCGGGAGCTGGCCGCAGGGCGGGTCCACGCGCTGGTGATCACCAGCGCCCCCCAGGTGCGCAACCTGTTCCAGGTCGCCCGCGACATCGGCCGGGAGCAGGAACTTCAGGACGCTTTGCAGAACCGGGTGTTCCTGGCGTCGGTTGGGTCGGTGGCGTCGGTCTCCCTCGAGGAACGGGGCCTGGCGCCGGGCCTGGTCGCCAGCCCGCCCCGGCTCGGAGCGCTGCTCAGGTCCCTGGCCGCGGCCCGGGAGCAGGTTCTGGCCAAAGCCGGCTCCCCCGGAGCGGCTTAG